In Sebaldella termitidis ATCC 33386, one DNA window encodes the following:
- a CDS encoding helix-turn-helix domain-containing protein — translation MIDFNVEKQNQILQFLKEKRKEIGYTLLDASEILKISPSYLKKLEDGEYKKTNLELLLNYYDLVGIDPQKLLYDLNILKDKPYYKIPIYGDLNAENIVDYILPTENIQFDESFFAYKLKEDYSHDFFKNDVVIVKKTSESFNEISETSILFSNKVNKVGIGTIRKIYSENDIASYNSFIISVNYDIFAISNSKKNLPSQIKIYGEIKGIIRLMD, via the coding sequence ATGATAGACTTTAATGTCGAAAAACAAAATCAAATATTACAATTTTTAAAAGAAAAAAGAAAAGAGATTGGATATACTCTACTTGATGCTTCTGAAATTTTAAAAATTTCACCTTCTTACTTAAAAAAACTAGAAGATGGAGAATATAAAAAAACAAATCTGGAACTTTTGCTTAACTATTATGATTTAGTTGGAATTGATCCTCAAAAATTATTATATGATCTGAACATATTAAAAGATAAACCATACTATAAAATCCCTATATATGGTGATTTAAATGCTGAAAATATTGTTGATTACATACTTCCAACTGAAAATATTCAATTTGATGAAAGTTTTTTTGCCTATAAGTTAAAAGAAGATTACTCTCATGATTTTTTCAAAAATGATGTAGTTATCGTAAAAAAAACTTCTGAGTCATTTAATGAAATATCAGAAACATCTATTTTATTTTCTAATAAAGTAAATAAAGTAGGGATTGGAACAATCAGAAAAATATATTCTGAAAATGATATTGCTAGTTATAACTCATTTATAATCTCAGTTAATTATGATATTTTTGCAATTTCAAATTCAAAGAAAAATTTACCCAGTCAAATAAAAATTTATGGTGAAATAAAAGGAATTATACGCTTGATGGATTAG
- a CDS encoding hemagglutinin repeat-containing protein, whose protein sequence is MFYISLFRRGGRVYNVTSTNELAEIKGNEVTVIATAGNIENIGGRIKGIDSVTLSAENGDIINSSSIVTANQYTNSLNNTSHDSILSAGSIESNGTTYIGAKNYISEAGIVSGTTTVIDVKENISIGSITLNGSDRSGADSGNYANYDSVQKIGSEITGTEAVILEAGKDIAIKGSTVASDGLVQMTAENINILNEVESIKKETKQTDNGFMSSYEMEEKSYQEYAAASTVIGNNIILDAGNDINVRASNIIAVKEGLENTGGNISMTAGNNVNILVDTLENSYSFKEKTSGFSSSFASGGGSFTAGVSYSQNSLEQQRNGTTIAVSTIISE, encoded by the coding sequence TTGTTTTACATTAGCTTATTTCGTCGAGGAGGAAGAGTCTATAATGTAACAAGCACAAATGAGCTTGCAGAAATAAAGGGAAATGAAGTAACAGTAATAGCTACAGCAGGAAATATAGAAAATATAGGGGGAAGAATAAAAGGAATAGATTCTGTGACGTTATCAGCAGAAAACGGAGATATAATAAACAGTTCGAGTATAGTGACGGCAAATCAGTATACAAACAGCTTAAACAATACAAGCCATGACAGTATATTAAGTGCAGGAAGTATAGAATCGAATGGTACAACATACATAGGAGCTAAAAACTATATATCGGAAGCTGGAATTGTAAGCGGTACAACAACTGTAATAGATGTAAAAGAGAATATATCGATAGGAAGTATTACATTAAATGGCTCTGACAGATCAGGAGCAGACAGCGGGAATTATGCAAATTATGATTCAGTACAGAAGATAGGATCTGAAATAACAGGAACAGAAGCAGTAATATTGGAAGCAGGAAAAGATATAGCAATAAAGGGAAGTACAGTAGCTTCTGATGGTTTAGTTCAAATGACAGCAGAGAATATAAACATATTGAACGAAGTAGAATCAATAAAAAAAGAAACAAAACAGACAGACAACGGATTTATGTCAAGTTATGAGATGGAAGAAAAGAGTTATCAGGAATATGCAGCAGCAAGTACTGTAATAGGAAATAATATAATTCTTGATGCAGGTAATGACATAAATGTAAGGGCATCAAATATAATAGCAGTGAAAGAAGGACTGGAGAATACCGGCGGAAATATATCAATGACAGCCGGGAATAATGTAAATATACTGGTTGATACTTTAGAGAACAGTTATTCATTTAAAGAAAAGACAAGCGGGTTTAGTTCAAGCTTTGCAAGCGGTGGAGGAAGCTTTACAGCAGGAGTGAGCTATAGTCAAAATAGTCTCGAACAGCAGAGAAACGGAACAACAATAGCAGTATCCACAATAATATCAGAGTGA
- a CDS encoding hemagglutinin repeat-containing protein — MAGNINVGKNFILQSDGDVTLVNQKINVGENFVVDANNFIVRAGENTYKNDTKSNSTGGSVGYDIVNQNVIGGLNVSGGNSNTSSKYYDNSVINVGGTFQLTTKEDALFAGVNVTADKINFDIGRDLSIISLQDEYTSDGKNWGAGLNVSGKLPGTEAQTGTARPSIGGNYGENHQDSKWVNNQTTIIAENGGNIKVGETLTNIGAVIGSLSEENKLSIEANKVVVENLKDHNEGSNYGISVSGIGLGSKEQGNKTPIGQTGIQYGSHDKQQDSNVLLLLIQK, encoded by the coding sequence GTGGCGGGAAATATAAATGTAGGAAAGAATTTTATACTGCAGTCAGACGGAGATGTAACACTTGTAAATCAGAAGATAAATGTAGGAGAGAACTTTGTAGTAGATGCCAATAATTTTATTGTAAGAGCAGGAGAGAATACATATAAGAATGATACGAAATCAAATTCAACAGGTGGAAGTGTAGGATATGATATAGTAAATCAGAATGTAATAGGCGGATTAAATGTATCAGGAGGAAACAGCAATACAAGTTCTAAATATTATGATAATTCTGTAATAAATGTGGGAGGAACTTTCCAGTTAACGACTAAAGAGGATGCTTTATTTGCAGGAGTGAATGTAACAGCAGATAAAATAAACTTTGATATTGGAAGAGATTTGAGTATAATATCCTTACAGGATGAATATACATCAGATGGAAAGAATTGGGGAGCAGGCTTAAATGTATCAGGAAAATTACCTGGGACAGAAGCTCAGACTGGAACAGCTAGACCGTCAATAGGTGGAAATTATGGAGAAAATCATCAGGATAGTAAATGGGTAAATAATCAGACTACAATAATAGCAGAGAATGGTGGAAATATTAAGGTAGGAGAAACTTTAACTAATATTGGAGCTGTAATAGGAAGTCTGAGTGAAGAAAATAAGCTCAGTATAGAGGCTAATAAAGTAGTAGTAGAAAATTTAAAAGACCATAATGAAGGAAGTAATTACGGAATAAGTGTAAGTGGTATTGGACTGGGAAGTAAAGAACAGGGGAATAAAACACCTATAGGGCAAACAGGAATACAGTATGGAAGCCATGATAAACAGCAGGACAGCAATGTGCTACTTTTGTTAATACAGAAGTAA
- a CDS encoding DUF134 domain-containing protein, whose translation MGRPTKGKRISKIPQYQKFYGENKFQEKIVLLVEEYETIRLIDYLGYSQEECAKEMHIARTSVQSLYSDARRKLARFLIEGIGLVISGGNYQLKEFTNKENIKGDGKMIIAVTYDNGNVGQHFGKTEFFKIYSVEGKNILSQKVIDTDGHGHGALAGYLKKLNVEILICGGLGGGARNALAESGIKIYPGAIGNADRQVEAFLEGNLDYNADIACNHHNHEDGHSCGHNHK comes from the coding sequence ATGGGAAGACCTACCAAAGGAAAGAGAATAAGCAAAATTCCACAATATCAAAAATTTTATGGTGAAAATAAATTTCAAGAAAAAATAGTTTTACTTGTAGAAGAATATGAAACTATAAGATTAATTGATTATTTGGGCTATTCTCAGGAAGAGTGTGCAAAGGAGATGCATATTGCTAGAACCAGTGTCCAGTCATTATACTCTGATGCCAGAAGAAAGTTAGCAAGATTTTTGATAGAGGGAATAGGTCTAGTTATATCCGGAGGAAATTATCAATTAAAAGAATTTACAAATAAAGAAAATATTAAAGGAGATGGGAAAATGATAATTGCAGTGACATATGACAATGGAAATGTAGGGCAGCATTTTGGGAAAACAGAATTTTTTAAAATTTATAGCGTAGAAGGAAAAAATATATTATCTCAGAAAGTAATAGATACCGATGGTCATGGTCATGGAGCTTTAGCAGGATATCTTAAAAAGCTTAATGTAGAAATACTTATCTGTGGCGGACTAGGCGGAGGAGCAAGAAATGCTTTAGCAGAAAGCGGAATAAAAATTTATCCGGGTGCTATAGGGAATGCTGACAGACAAGTGGAAGCTTTTCTAGAAGGAAACTTAGACTATAATGCTGACATTGCTTGTAATCATCATAATCATGAAGATGGACATTCTTGTGGACATAATCATAAATAA
- the mgtA gene encoding magnesium-translocating P-type ATPase: MKNNKMKTQENVFNNNISTKLKFLAGIESTDLLKKLGTSDTGLKNENIEKQREIFGDNKIAYQNQKSLIHRIFNAFINPFTMILLFLATISFVMDILIPVMNNHADEADFLTLIIIITMVIISGLLRFTQETRSGNAAQKLLEMITTTTCVERDNNGKTEISLDEVVVGDIIHLAAGDMIPADMRILKAKDLFISQSSLTGESEPIEKFPAAVQKEYDSFTDFPNLLFMGSNVVSGTAKGVVVSTGQNTMFGTMAKSISDKPVITSFEKGVNSVSWVLIRFMFVMVPIVLFVNGFTKGNWMEAFLFAISIAVGLTPEMLPMIVTTCLAKGAVAMSKKKTIIKNLNSIQNFGAMDILCTDKTGTITQNKVILEYHLDVQGKEDTRVLKHAFLNSYYQTGLRNLMDIAIINRTLEEKGTEDILKDLALKYEKVDEIPFDFNRRRMSVVVSDSNGKKQMITKGAVEEMLSVCSFVEYSGNIEPITYELKEKILKTADELNEDGMRVIAVAQKTNPSPADSFSVKDETDMVLMGYLAFLDPPKDSAAAAIKSLSEYGVTTKILTGDNDKVTACICKQVGIKADNILLGSEIESLTDTELSILAEETNVFAKLSPNQKKRIVDILRANGHTVGFMGDGINDAAAMKASDIGISVDSAVDIAKESADIILLEKDLSILKQGIIEGRITYANMIKYIKMTASSNFGNMFSVLAASAFIPFLPMMSIHLIFLNLIYDISCIAIPWDNVDKEFLKIPRKWDASSVGNFMIWIGPASSVFDITTYLLMYFIICPKYVSNGVLYNSIPESQTALRALYISVFQAGWFIESMWSQTLVIHMIRTPKIPFIQSRASFPVFSLTFTGIALLTIIPFTKFGAKIGLAPLPFEYFGWLILTIILYMFLATILKNLYVKRYKELL; this comes from the coding sequence ATGAAAAATAACAAAATGAAAACTCAGGAAAATGTTTTTAATAACAATATTTCCACAAAACTAAAATTTCTTGCTGGTATAGAAAGCACAGATCTTTTAAAAAAATTAGGAACTTCTGATACTGGATTAAAAAATGAGAATATTGAAAAACAAAGGGAAATATTTGGGGATAATAAAATAGCATATCAAAATCAAAAGTCACTTATACATAGAATTTTTAATGCTTTTATAAATCCTTTTACTATGATTCTCCTGTTTCTTGCAACAATATCATTTGTTATGGATATTTTGATTCCCGTAATGAATAACCATGCAGACGAAGCTGATTTTTTAACATTGATAATTATCATAACAATGGTAATTATAAGCGGACTGCTTCGTTTTACTCAGGAAACACGTTCTGGAAATGCAGCCCAAAAATTACTGGAAATGATTACTACTACAACATGTGTAGAAAGAGATAATAACGGGAAAACAGAAATATCTCTGGATGAGGTTGTAGTGGGAGATATAATCCATCTTGCTGCCGGAGATATGATTCCGGCAGATATGAGAATTCTAAAAGCCAAGGATTTATTTATCAGTCAGTCTTCTCTTACCGGAGAAAGCGAGCCTATAGAAAAATTTCCTGCTGCTGTCCAAAAAGAGTATGACTCTTTTACAGATTTTCCAAACCTTCTTTTTATGGGCAGTAATGTTGTCAGCGGCACTGCAAAAGGAGTTGTTGTATCGACTGGCCAAAATACAATGTTTGGAACAATGGCAAAATCTATTTCGGATAAACCTGTGATAACAAGCTTTGAAAAGGGGGTCAATTCAGTATCATGGGTACTTATTCGGTTTATGTTTGTTATGGTTCCGATTGTATTATTTGTCAATGGATTTACAAAAGGTAACTGGATGGAAGCTTTTTTGTTTGCAATATCTATTGCTGTAGGACTAACTCCTGAAATGCTTCCTATGATAGTTACTACTTGTTTGGCAAAAGGTGCAGTGGCTATGTCTAAGAAAAAAACAATTATAAAAAATCTGAATTCTATACAGAATTTTGGTGCAATGGACATTTTGTGCACTGATAAGACTGGGACTATCACACAAAATAAGGTTATCCTTGAGTATCATCTGGATGTTCAGGGAAAAGAAGATACACGGGTATTAAAACACGCTTTTTTAAACAGCTATTATCAGACCGGTTTGAGAAATCTTATGGATATAGCCATTATTAACAGAACACTGGAAGAAAAAGGAACAGAAGATATATTAAAAGATCTGGCCTTAAAATATGAAAAAGTAGATGAGATACCTTTTGATTTTAACAGAAGAAGAATGAGTGTAGTGGTATCTGATTCAAACGGGAAGAAGCAGATGATAACCAAAGGTGCTGTGGAAGAAATGCTGTCTGTCTGCTCATTTGTAGAATATAGCGGGAATATAGAGCCAATTACCTATGAATTAAAGGAAAAGATTTTGAAAACTGCAGATGAGCTTAATGAAGACGGGATGAGAGTAATAGCAGTAGCTCAGAAAACTAATCCTTCACCTGCAGATTCCTTTTCCGTAAAAGATGAAACAGATATGGTTCTCATGGGATATCTGGCATTTCTTGACCCGCCTAAAGATTCGGCAGCGGCAGCTATTAAGTCATTATCTGAATATGGTGTCACAACAAAAATTCTTACAGGTGATAATGATAAAGTTACTGCCTGCATTTGCAAGCAAGTCGGTATAAAGGCGGACAATATTTTATTAGGTTCTGAAATTGAAAGCCTCACAGATACCGAACTAAGTATTCTCGCGGAAGAAACTAATGTTTTTGCTAAGTTATCTCCAAATCAAAAGAAAAGAATTGTAGATATTCTAAGGGCAAATGGACATACTGTCGGATTTATGGGGGACGGAATCAATGATGCAGCTGCAATGAAAGCTTCTGATATTGGTATTTCTGTTGATTCAGCCGTAGATATTGCAAAGGAATCTGCCGATATTATTCTTTTGGAAAAAGATTTGTCTATATTGAAACAAGGTATCATAGAAGGTCGAATTACTTATGCAAATATGATTAAATATATAAAAATGACTGCTAGCTCTAATTTTGGAAATATGTTTTCTGTTTTAGCAGCAAGTGCATTTATCCCTTTTTTACCAATGATGAGTATTCACTTAATATTTTTAAATCTTATTTATGACATTTCTTGTATAGCTATCCCTTGGGATAATGTAGATAAAGAATTTTTGAAAATACCAAGAAAATGGGATGCTTCATCTGTAGGAAATTTTATGATCTGGATTGGTCCTGCCAGTTCTGTTTTTGATATAACAACTTACTTATTAATGTATTTTATTATTTGTCCAAAATATGTGTCAAATGGTGTTTTATATAATTCAATACCAGAGTCGCAGACAGCACTAAGAGCTTTGTATATCTCAGTCTTTCAGGCCGGATGGTTTATTGAATCTATGTGGTCACAGACATTAGTAATCCACATGATCAGAACACCAAAAATTCCTTTTATTCAGAGCCGGGCATCTTTTCCTGTATTTTCTCTTACATTTACAGGTATCGCTTTACTGACAATAATACCGTTTACAAAATTCGGAGCTAAAATAGGACTTGCTCCGCTGCCGTTTGAGTATTTCGGATGGCTTATACTTACAATTATTTTATATATGTTTCTTGCAACAATACTCAAAAACCTTTATGTAAAACGTTATAAAGAATTATTGTAG
- a CDS encoding CPCC family cysteine-rich protein codes for MIIIQCPCCGYYTISVDETQDIIIDFCEVCGWQYDWVAQKYPDRIIGPNHISLNDAKKYYKIFGVCCEGLRKNDWRDPLPEEFPENNS; via the coding sequence ATGATAATAATTCAGTGTCCGTGTTGTGGTTATTACACAATTTCAGTGGATGAAACTCAGGATATAATAATAGATTTTTGTGAAGTTTGTGGTTGGCAATATGATTGGGTAGCTCAGAAGTATCCAGATAGAATAATAGGACCTAACCATATATCTTTAAATGATGCAAAAAAATATTATAAGATATTTGGAGTATGTTGTGAAGGATTAAGAAAAAATGATTGGCGTGATCCTTTACCAGAAGAGTTTCCAGAAAATAACTCATAA
- a CDS encoding BRO-N domain-containing protein: MDKLQIFQSKEFGKVRTVLIENEVWFVLIDICKILELSNPSSVIKRLDEDEVAKFDLGSLSGITNIINESGLYKVIFRSDKPQANQFTKWVTHDVLPSLRKTGIYSINQTPKELELKKKKSNLKLLNFLIIWLTVS; encoded by the coding sequence ATGGATAAACTTCAGATATTTCAAAGTAAAGAATTTGGAAAAGTAAGAACTGTATTGATAGAAAATGAAGTTTGGTTTGTATTAATTGATATATGTAAGATATTAGAACTTTCAAATCCTAGTAGTGTGATCAAAAGATTAGATGAAGACGAGGTGGCTAAGTTTGACTTAGGGAGCTTATCAGGGATTACTAATATCATTAATGAAAGTGGATTATATAAAGTAATTTTTAGAAGTGACAAACCACAAGCTAATCAATTTACTAAATGGGTAACTCATGATGTATTACCTTCACTAAGAAAAACTGGCATCTACTCAATAAACCAAACTCCCAAAGAACTTGAACTAAAGAAAAAGAAATCCAACTTAAAACTGCTGAATTTCTTAATAATATGGCTGACAGTATCCTGA
- a CDS encoding DUF7336 domain-containing protein: MEKESNLGIKKEVKKIVVYRLMHAYNVGKDKDYEEIRTIGLYSTRKKAKQVMESYMKKKGFKSHIDGFWIDKWEVDKHFEWRDGFISL; the protein is encoded by the coding sequence ATGGAAAAGGAATCAAATCTTGGTATAAAAAAGGAAGTGAAAAAAATAGTAGTTTATAGATTAATGCATGCATATAATGTAGGAAAAGATAAGGATTATGAAGAAATCAGGACGATAGGATTATATTCAACCAGAAAGAAAGCGAAACAAGTTATGGAAAGTTATATGAAAAAGAAAGGATTTAAGTCCCATATAGATGGATTTTGGATAGATAAATGGGAAGTAGACAAACATTTTGAATGGAGAGATGGTTTTATAAGTCTCTAA
- a CDS encoding alpha/beta hydrolase family protein, producing MNHISKLFIFLFIFKITIFSYNSAITDISYKDEKRNRIFHTKVYYPTLDIDKNEILVNDNKIFISNKFQKDASIASGKFPLIFLIHGSGGNNTSLNYLVADLTSKGIIIVATNYLSDDENIYPPETISIKPWIQNADTSFLLDQVLKEKKFINNISKDSIGILGYSKGGYSALALAGVKLDYNKYINFCKDNKNFPDCVFYPNVLKDNKENFEKSYLDRRFSFVISIDPILSHSFTDESLNNISVPILLISSDFFIPGNNEIDLQINAINKRLDKKHTSFKAIKDSGHFSFLPLCKKEAAEILENSEDEIICIDGKKDREQIHKELNSSVIEFLYKINILK from the coding sequence TTGAATCATATAAGTAAACTTTTTATATTTCTATTTATTTTTAAAATAACTATTTTCTCATATAATTCAGCAATCACTGATATATCGTATAAAGATGAAAAAAGAAATAGGATTTTTCACACCAAAGTATACTATCCTACTTTAGATATTGATAAAAATGAAATACTTGTTAATGATAATAAAATTTTTATTAGTAATAAATTTCAAAAAGATGCTTCTATAGCTTCTGGAAAATTTCCCTTAATATTTCTTATTCATGGAAGTGGTGGAAATAATACCAGCTTAAATTATCTTGTTGCAGATTTAACTTCAAAAGGAATAATCATTGTTGCCACAAATTACCTTAGTGATGATGAGAATATATATCCTCCGGAGACAATTTCCATAAAGCCCTGGATTCAAAATGCTGACACCTCTTTTTTATTAGATCAGGTCTTAAAAGAAAAGAAATTCATCAATAATATATCAAAAGATTCAATTGGAATATTAGGATATTCTAAAGGTGGTTATAGTGCTTTGGCTCTCGCAGGAGTAAAACTTGATTATAATAAATACATAAATTTTTGTAAAGATAATAAGAACTTTCCTGATTGTGTATTTTATCCTAATGTATTGAAAGATAATAAAGAAAATTTTGAGAAGTCATATTTAGATAGACGATTTTCATTTGTTATCTCAATTGATCCTATACTTTCACATTCATTTACCGATGAAAGTTTAAATAATATCAGTGTTCCAATACTTTTGATTTCTTCTGATTTTTTTATTCCCGGTAATAATGAAATTGATCTTCAAATAAATGCTATTAATAAAAGACTTGATAAAAAACATACATCTTTTAAAGCAATTAAAGATTCAGGACATTTTTCATTTCTTCCGTTATGTAAGAAAGAAGCAGCTGAAATTTTAGAAAATAGTGAGGATGAAATAATTTGTATTGATGGAAAGAAAGATAGAGAACAAATACATAAAGAACTTAACTCTAGCGTTATAGAGTTTCTTTATAAAATCAACATACTAAAATAA